A stretch of Stenotrophomonas indicatrix DNA encodes these proteins:
- the greA gene encoding transcription elongation factor GreA, whose translation MTMKGAQRLRDELDHLKSVKRPKVIAAIAEAREHGDLKENAEYHAAREEQGFIEGRIKQLEGELSHAEIIDVSKLNAGSKVVFGASVILADVESDEEKKYQIVGDLEADIKLGLIAISSPVARAMIGKLEGDSIVIDAPAGQREYEIVSVSYQD comes from the coding sequence ATCACGATGAAGGGCGCGCAGCGTCTGCGCGACGAACTGGATCACCTGAAGTCGGTCAAGCGTCCGAAGGTGATTGCCGCGATCGCCGAAGCGCGCGAGCACGGCGACCTGAAGGAGAACGCCGAGTACCACGCCGCGCGCGAGGAACAGGGCTTCATCGAAGGCCGCATCAAGCAGCTGGAAGGCGAGCTGTCGCACGCCGAGATCATCGACGTGAGCAAGCTCAATGCAGGCTCCAAGGTGGTGTTCGGGGCCAGCGTGATCCTGGCCGACGTGGAATCGGACGAAGAGAAGAAGTACCAGATCGTTGGTGATCTGGAAGCGGACATCAAACTCGGCCTGATCGCGATTTCCTCGCCGGTCGCCCGCGCGATGATCGGCAAGCTGGAAGGTGACTCGATCGTGATCGATGCGCCGGCCGGCCAGCGCGAGTACGAGATCGTCAGCGTCAGCTACCAGGACTGA
- a CDS encoding MerR family transcriptional regulator, which yields MRISEVARRTGASAKAIRLYEARGLLPPVPRLNRYRDYSEQDVAWVQLIRQALGLGIGLAAITRLQRGDGQLDWPAVLALLERQRTAIAAERERLARTEIELLHVADELRQWLQQGDGPCVLAPAGCPGGV from the coding sequence GTGCGCATTTCCGAAGTCGCCCGCCGCACCGGCGCCAGCGCCAAGGCCATCCGCCTGTACGAGGCACGCGGCCTGCTGCCGCCAGTGCCGCGCCTGAACCGCTATCGCGACTACAGCGAGCAGGACGTGGCCTGGGTGCAGCTGATCCGACAGGCACTGGGGCTGGGCATCGGCTTGGCCGCCATCACCCGCCTGCAGCGCGGCGACGGCCAGCTGGACTGGCCAGCCGTGCTCGCCCTGCTGGAACGCCAGCGCACTGCGATTGCCGCCGAGCGCGAGCGCCTTGCCCGCACCGAGATCGAGCTGCTGCATGTGGCTGACGAGCTGCGGCAATGGCTGCAACAGGGCGATGGTCCCTGCGTGCTGGCCCCCGCTGGCTGCCCCGGCGGGGTTTGA
- the dapB gene encoding 4-hydroxy-tetrahydrodipicolinate reductase, with product MNQTPLRLLIHGASGRMGQALLRLAAEHPDSLQIVAAVTGRAPAQRVIDGVPFFAASELPGAPVFDVAIDFSLPEGFDALLALCVERGAGLVSGTTGISSAQRQALEAAAAKIPLVWASNFSLGVAVLDELVERAAQALAGWNCDIVESHHTQKKDAPSGTALTLGAAAQRGGAEPQYASLRAGDIVGEHLVQFTGLGERIELVHRATNRDIFARGALFAARQLQGRAAGSYRVRDLLDGPL from the coding sequence ATGAACCAGACTCCCCTGCGATTGCTTATTCACGGCGCCTCCGGGCGCATGGGCCAAGCCCTGTTGCGGCTGGCCGCCGAACATCCTGATTCCCTGCAGATCGTCGCTGCGGTGACCGGCCGCGCGCCGGCGCAGCGGGTGATCGACGGCGTGCCGTTCTTCGCGGCCAGCGAGCTGCCGGGGGCGCCGGTGTTCGATGTGGCGATCGACTTCAGCCTGCCCGAGGGCTTCGATGCGCTGCTGGCACTGTGCGTGGAGCGCGGTGCGGGACTGGTATCGGGCACCACCGGCATCTCCAGCGCGCAGCGCCAGGCACTGGAAGCAGCGGCGGCGAAGATCCCGCTGGTGTGGGCGTCGAACTTCAGCTTGGGCGTGGCGGTGCTCGATGAGCTGGTGGAACGTGCGGCGCAGGCGCTGGCCGGTTGGAACTGCGACATCGTCGAATCGCACCATACGCAGAAGAAGGACGCGCCCTCGGGCACGGCGTTGACCTTGGGCGCCGCGGCGCAGCGGGGCGGCGCCGAGCCGCAGTACGCCAGCCTGCGCGCCGGAGACATCGTCGGCGAGCATCTGGTGCAGTTCACCGGGCTGGGCGAGCGCATCGAACTGGTGCACCGGGCCACCAACCGCGACATCTTCGCCCGCGGGGCGCTGTTTGCTGCTCGCCAGCTGCAGGGTCGGGCGGCTGGCAGCTACCGGGTGCGGGACCTGCTGGACGGGCCCCTGTAA
- a CDS encoding DUF6587 family protein: MDAGLLVQYLIIAVAVLVSAWVVLKKQAPGTVRKLRGALALALLKPGRAAWLQALGRKIAPPATGGGGACGGCDSCGPTPPKQH, translated from the coding sequence ATGGACGCCGGCCTGCTGGTGCAGTACCTGATCATCGCGGTGGCCGTGCTGGTCAGTGCCTGGGTGGTGCTGAAGAAGCAGGCGCCCGGCACCGTGCGCAAGCTGCGCGGTGCGCTGGCACTGGCGCTGCTGAAGCCGGGCCGTGCGGCCTGGCTGCAGGCGCTGGGCCGGAAGATCGCGCCGCCGGCCACTGGCGGTGGCGGGGCGTGCGGCGGCTGCGACAGCTGCGGACCGACACCGCCGAAGCAGCACTAG
- a CDS encoding NAD(P)H-dependent oxidoreductase — protein MSRSILILLGHPDRDSLCGALAQRYATAARNAGHRVHLIALGELQFDPVLRHGYRQIQPLETDLQDAADAIQACDHLVLVYPTWWGAMPALLKGFFDRVLLPGFAFRYRRDSVWWDRLLAGRSARVITTLDTPPWYYRWIYRDPGITQIRATILEFCGIRPVRVSRLGPVRSSTPQQRERWLALAAELGARAR, from the coding sequence GTGTCCCGCTCCATCCTGATCCTGCTTGGCCATCCCGACCGCGACAGCCTGTGCGGCGCCCTCGCCCAGCGCTACGCGACCGCCGCCCGCAACGCCGGCCACCGCGTGCACTTGATCGCCCTGGGTGAACTGCAGTTCGACCCGGTGCTGCGCCACGGTTATCGCCAGATCCAGCCGTTGGAAACCGACCTGCAGGATGCAGCAGACGCGATCCAGGCCTGCGATCACCTGGTGCTGGTCTACCCGACGTGGTGGGGCGCGATGCCGGCACTGCTGAAGGGCTTCTTCGACCGCGTGCTGCTGCCGGGCTTTGCTTTTCGCTACCGGCGCGATTCGGTGTGGTGGGACCGGCTGCTGGCGGGGCGCAGCGCGCGGGTCATCACCACGCTGGATACGCCGCCCTGGTACTACCGCTGGATCTACCGCGACCCGGGCATCACCCAGATCCGCGCCACCATCCTTGAGTTCTGCGGCATCCGCCCGGTGCGCGTCAGCCGGCTGGGCCCGGTACGCAGCAGCACGCCGCAACAGCGCGAACGCTGGTTGGCGCTGGCTGCGGAGTTGGGTGCGCGCGCACGTTGA
- the carB gene encoding carbamoyl-phosphate synthase large subunit, protein MPKRTDLKTILIIGAGPIVIGQACEFDYSGAQACKALRDEGYRVVLVNSNPATIMTDPEMADAVYIEPINWQTVEKIIAKEKPDALLPTMGGQTALNCALDLADNGVLEKYNVELIGAKREAIMMAEDRELFRVAMSEIGLECPTAAVAHTLDEALEIQTRVGYPTIIRPSFTLGGSGGGIAYNREELIEIVNRGLELSPTTEVLVEESVLGWKEFEMEVVRDTADNCIIVCSIENLDPMGVHTGDSITVAPAQTLTDKEYQRLRDASIAVLRKIGVDTGGSNVQFGINPDTGRVVVIEMNPRVSRSSALASKATGFPIAKVAAKLAVGYTLDELKNEITGGLTPASFEPSIDYVVTKIPRFAFEKFPAADARLTTQMKSVGEVMAMGRTFQESMQKALRGLETGKVGFDPTGLDLTSEDDLQTLRRELKAPGPERLFFVADAFRAGMSVEDIFKLSYIDPWFLDQIEEIIAAETQVAADGIDALDAARLRKLKRAGFSDARLAQLTGTNEAAVRALRRAHKVRPVYKRVDSCAAEFSTGTAYLYSTYEDECEAAPSNRDKIMILGGGPNRIGQGIEFDYCCVHAALALREDGYETIMVNCNPETVSTDYDTSDRLYFEPLTLEDVLEIVELEQPKGVIVQYGGQTPLKLARALEANGVPVIGTSPDSIDLAEDRERFQQLVEQLGLKQPPNRIARNDQEALLLAREIGYPLVVRPSYVLGGRAMEIVYGESDLARYVRDAVKVSNDSPVLLDRFLDNAVECDVDIIADAQGNVLIGGVMEHIEEAGVHSGDSSCSLPPYSLSAETQAELRRQVVELAKALNVVGLMNTQFAIQTDEDGNDTIFLLEVNPRASRTVPFVSKATGMPLAKIAARCMAGKTLEEQGATKEIVPDYYSVKEAIFPFAKFQGVDPILGPEMRSTGEVMGVGRSFNAAFARAQEAGGIKAPPVGKAFVSVRDPDKKRVLPVAKALLARGYSLVATRGTAAWLQQHGMDCEIINKVVEGRPHIVDSIKNGEIVYIVNTTEGRAAINDSFSIRREALQHRVTYSTTIAGAKALVDSLEFRGTGPVWSLQELHKELNA, encoded by the coding sequence ATGCCCAAGCGCACTGACCTCAAGACCATCCTCATCATCGGTGCCGGCCCGATCGTCATCGGCCAGGCCTGTGAGTTCGATTACTCCGGCGCCCAGGCCTGCAAGGCCCTGCGAGATGAGGGCTACCGCGTGGTGCTGGTCAACAGCAATCCGGCCACGATCATGACCGACCCGGAGATGGCCGACGCCGTCTACATCGAGCCGATCAACTGGCAGACCGTCGAGAAGATCATCGCCAAGGAGAAGCCCGACGCGCTGCTGCCGACAATGGGTGGCCAGACCGCGCTGAACTGCGCGCTGGACCTGGCCGACAACGGTGTGCTTGAGAAGTACAACGTCGAGCTGATCGGCGCCAAGCGCGAAGCGATCATGATGGCCGAAGACCGCGAGCTGTTCCGCGTGGCGATGAGCGAGATCGGCCTGGAGTGCCCGACCGCTGCCGTTGCCCATACCCTGGACGAAGCGCTGGAGATCCAGACCCGCGTCGGCTATCCGACCATCATCCGCCCCAGCTTCACCCTGGGCGGCAGTGGCGGCGGCATTGCCTACAACCGCGAAGAGCTGATCGAAATCGTCAACCGCGGCCTGGAACTGTCGCCGACCACCGAAGTGCTGGTCGAAGAGTCGGTGCTGGGCTGGAAGGAATTCGAGATGGAAGTGGTCCGCGATACCGCGGACAACTGCATCATCGTCTGCTCGATCGAAAACCTGGACCCGATGGGCGTGCATACCGGTGACTCGATCACCGTGGCCCCGGCGCAGACCCTGACCGACAAGGAATACCAGCGCCTGCGTGATGCCTCCATCGCAGTGCTGCGCAAGATCGGTGTGGATACCGGTGGTTCGAACGTGCAGTTCGGCATCAACCCGGACACCGGCCGCGTGGTGGTGATCGAGATGAACCCGCGCGTGTCGCGTTCCTCGGCGCTGGCGTCCAAGGCCACCGGCTTCCCGATCGCCAAGGTTGCCGCCAAGCTGGCCGTGGGCTACACCCTGGACGAACTGAAGAACGAGATCACCGGCGGCCTGACCCCGGCCTCGTTCGAGCCGTCCATCGACTACGTCGTCACCAAGATTCCGCGCTTCGCTTTCGAGAAGTTCCCGGCTGCCGATGCGCGCCTGACCACCCAGATGAAGTCGGTGGGCGAGGTGATGGCGATGGGCCGCACCTTCCAGGAATCGATGCAGAAGGCCCTGCGTGGCCTGGAAACCGGCAAGGTCGGCTTCGACCCGACCGGCCTGGACCTGACCAGTGAAGACGATCTGCAGACCCTGCGCCGCGAGCTGAAGGCGCCGGGTCCGGAGCGCCTGTTCTTCGTCGCCGATGCGTTCCGCGCCGGCATGAGCGTGGAGGACATCTTCAAGCTGTCCTACATCGATCCGTGGTTCCTGGACCAGATCGAAGAAATCATCGCCGCCGAGACCCAGGTCGCAGCCGATGGCATCGACGCACTGGATGCGGCGCGCCTGCGCAAGCTCAAGCGTGCCGGCTTCTCCGACGCCCGCCTGGCCCAGCTGACCGGCACCAACGAAGCGGCCGTGCGTGCGCTGCGTCGCGCACACAAGGTGCGCCCGGTGTACAAGCGTGTGGACTCCTGTGCCGCCGAGTTCTCCACTGGCACCGCCTACCTGTACTCGACCTACGAGGACGAGTGTGAAGCCGCACCGAGCAACCGCGACAAGATCATGATCCTCGGCGGTGGCCCCAACCGCATCGGCCAGGGCATCGAGTTCGACTACTGCTGCGTGCACGCGGCACTGGCGCTGCGCGAGGACGGCTATGAAACCATCATGGTCAACTGCAACCCGGAAACCGTGTCGACCGACTACGACACCTCCGATCGCCTGTACTTCGAACCGCTGACCCTGGAAGACGTGCTGGAAATCGTCGAGCTGGAGCAGCCGAAGGGCGTGATCGTGCAGTACGGCGGCCAGACCCCGCTGAAGCTGGCACGCGCGCTGGAAGCCAACGGCGTGCCGGTGATCGGCACCAGCCCGGACTCGATCGACCTGGCCGAAGACCGCGAGCGCTTCCAGCAGCTGGTGGAACAGCTGGGCCTGAAGCAGCCGCCGAACCGCATTGCCCGCAACGACCAGGAAGCCCTGCTGCTGGCGCGCGAGATCGGCTACCCGCTGGTGGTGCGCCCGAGCTACGTGCTGGGTGGCCGCGCGATGGAAATCGTCTACGGCGAGTCCGATCTGGCCCGCTACGTGCGTGACGCGGTGAAGGTGTCCAACGATTCGCCGGTGCTGCTGGATCGCTTCCTCGACAACGCCGTCGAGTGCGACGTGGACATCATTGCCGACGCCCAGGGCAATGTCCTGATCGGTGGCGTGATGGAGCACATCGAAGAGGCTGGCGTGCACTCGGGCGATTCCTCCTGCTCGCTGCCGCCTTACTCGCTGTCGGCTGAAACCCAGGCCGAGCTGCGTCGCCAGGTGGTCGAGCTGGCCAAGGCCCTGAACGTGGTGGGCCTGATGAACACCCAGTTCGCGATCCAGACCGATGAGGATGGCAACGACACCATCTTCCTGCTGGAAGTGAATCCGCGTGCCTCGCGCACCGTGCCCTTCGTGTCCAAGGCCACCGGCATGCCGCTGGCCAAGATCGCGGCCCGCTGCATGGCCGGCAAGACCCTGGAAGAGCAGGGCGCCACCAAGGAAATCGTGCCGGACTACTACTCGGTGAAGGAAGCGATCTTCCCGTTCGCCAAGTTCCAGGGCGTCGACCCGATCCTCGGGCCGGAGATGCGCTCCACCGGTGAGGTGATGGGCGTGGGCCGCAGCTTCAACGCCGCCTTCGCGCGCGCGCAGGAAGCCGGTGGCATCAAGGCGCCGCCAGTGGGCAAGGCGTTCGTGTCGGTGCGCGACCCGGACAAGAAGCGCGTGCTGCCGGTGGCCAAGGCCCTGCTGGCGCGTGGTTACAGCCTGGTTGCCACCCGTGGTACCGCAGCGTGGCTGCAGCAGCACGGCATGGACTGCGAGATCATCAACAAGGTGGTCGAGGGTCGCCCGCACATCGTCGATTCGATCAAGAACGGCGAGATCGTCTATATCGTCAACACGACCGAAGGCCGTGCCGCGATCAACGACTCGTTCTCGATCCGTCGCGAGGCACTGCAGCACCGTGTCACCTATTCGACCACCATTGCCGGTGCCAAGGCGCTGGTGGATTCACTGGAATTCCGCGGTACCGGCCCGGTCTGGTCGCTGCAGGAACTGCACAAGGAGTTGAACGCATGA
- the carA gene encoding glutamine-hydrolyzing carbamoyl-phosphate synthase small subunit, with translation MTQAAILVLEDGTVFEGESVGAPGLSVGEVVFNTAMTGYQEVLTDPSYARQMVTLTYPHIGNTGMTDQDDEASKVWSAGLIVRDVPRRPSSWRSQVSLQDWLIQRGVVAITGIDTRKLTRILREKGAQNGALMAGDGIDVEKALEAARKFPGLKGMDLAKVVTTDKTYVWTEGQLDLDANAFVSVPAQYKVVAYDFGVKTNILRMLAERGCEVTVVPAQTPAAEVLALKPDGVFLSNGPGDPEPCDYAIAAIKTFIDVKIPTFGICLGHQLLGLASGAKTIKMGHGHHGANHPVQDLDSGRVMITSQNHGFAVDEASLPPTLRVTHRSLFDGTNQGIARTDVPAFSFQGHPEASPGPHDVGPLFDRFVTLMAEAKA, from the coding sequence GTGACCCAAGCCGCAATCCTCGTCCTCGAAGACGGCACCGTATTCGAGGGCGAATCCGTAGGCGCGCCCGGCCTGTCCGTCGGTGAAGTGGTGTTCAACACCGCCATGACCGGCTACCAGGAAGTGTTGACCGACCCGTCCTACGCCCGGCAGATGGTCACGCTGACCTATCCGCACATTGGCAACACCGGCATGACCGACCAGGACGATGAAGCGTCCAAGGTGTGGTCGGCCGGCCTGATCGTGCGCGACGTACCGCGCCGCCCGAGCAGCTGGCGCAGCCAGGTGTCGCTGCAGGACTGGCTGATCCAGCGTGGCGTGGTCGCCATCACCGGCATCGACACCCGCAAGCTGACCCGCATCCTGCGCGAGAAGGGCGCCCAGAACGGCGCGCTGATGGCCGGCGACGGCATCGATGTGGAAAAGGCACTGGAAGCGGCCCGCAAGTTCCCGGGCCTGAAGGGCATGGATCTGGCCAAGGTCGTGACTACCGACAAGACCTACGTCTGGACCGAGGGCCAGCTGGACCTGGATGCCAACGCCTTCGTCAGCGTGCCGGCCCAGTACAAGGTCGTGGCGTACGACTTCGGCGTGAAGACCAACATCCTGCGCATGCTGGCCGAGCGCGGCTGCGAGGTCACCGTGGTGCCGGCGCAGACCCCGGCCGCTGAAGTGCTGGCGCTGAAGCCGGACGGCGTGTTCCTGTCCAACGGCCCGGGTGACCCGGAACCGTGCGACTACGCGATCGCCGCGATCAAGACCTTCATCGACGTGAAGATCCCGACCTTCGGTATCTGCCTGGGCCATCAGCTGCTGGGCCTGGCCTCGGGCGCGAAGACGATCAAGATGGGCCATGGCCACCACGGCGCGAACCATCCGGTGCAGGACCTGGACAGCGGCCGGGTGATGATCACCTCGCAGAACCACGGCTTCGCGGTCGATGAAGCCAGTCTGCCGCCCACGCTGCGGGTGACCCACCGTTCGCTGTTCGACGGCACCAACCAGGGCATCGCCCGCACCGATGTGCCGGCGTTCTCGTTCCAGGGCCACCCGGAAGCCTCGCCGGGCCCGCATGACGTCGGTCCGCTGTTCGATCGTTTTGTGACCCTGATGGCCGAGGCCAAGGCTTGA
- a CDS encoding DUF1176 domain-containing protein codes for MAWRAGTGRCRRLSARSADPETWNMTTLRFPLLALASLMLAPVSFAGTPAQFTFLEQNGHLACDNTGTCRMVAFGPPAALMLGVLIERAAGPDTPVTARLSLADGSDGAPRSPRVHPEGRLRLHVDGADLGDIGPVDALEAGLALAPPHAQALLDALVRGRPVRMTDTAGQAWPLAESGNAALLLKMDEAQGRLHTPGALVGKGLRPESQVPAARVAPRLVPPPLLVEAHDEDAALAERADLLQALLPRAEAGAGCAAASSRYLRIERIDATHVLAMLNCTTGRYIRPAGSWVIRDRTPFAPVPITASTLFPLYPHAVFLEEGLASATDRCGTDRHWAWDGARLVLAATFVGRHCLGAGQRHWQLPTYVTELR; via the coding sequence GTGGCGTGGCGGGCGGGCACTGGACGCTGCCGACGCTTGTCAGCACGGTCCGCTGACCCGGAAACCTGGAACATGACTACGCTTCGATTTCCTCTACTGGCGCTGGCGTCACTGATGCTGGCACCTGTCAGCTTCGCCGGCACGCCCGCGCAGTTCACGTTCCTTGAACAGAACGGACACCTGGCATGCGATAACACAGGCACCTGCCGGATGGTGGCGTTCGGCCCACCGGCCGCGTTGATGCTGGGCGTGCTCATCGAGCGTGCCGCTGGACCAGACACCCCCGTGACGGCGCGATTGTCGCTGGCTGATGGCAGTGACGGCGCGCCCCGCAGCCCGCGGGTGCATCCAGAGGGCCGGCTACGGCTGCATGTGGATGGCGCGGACCTGGGTGATATCGGCCCGGTGGATGCGCTTGAGGCCGGCCTGGCTCTGGCACCACCACATGCGCAGGCGCTGCTGGATGCACTGGTGCGCGGGCGGCCGGTCAGGATGACCGACACGGCGGGCCAGGCATGGCCACTGGCAGAGAGCGGTAATGCCGCACTGCTGCTGAAGATGGACGAGGCACAGGGCCGCTTGCACACCCCAGGGGCGTTGGTGGGCAAGGGTTTGCGGCCGGAATCGCAGGTGCCGGCCGCACGGGTGGCACCTCGCCTGGTGCCGCCACCGCTGCTGGTTGAAGCCCACGACGAGGATGCCGCGCTGGCCGAACGTGCCGATCTACTGCAAGCGCTGCTACCGCGCGCCGAGGCCGGCGCGGGTTGCGCTGCAGCCTCTTCCCGCTACCTGCGCATCGAGCGGATCGATGCAACGCATGTGCTGGCGATGTTGAACTGCACGACCGGCCGCTACATCCGGCCAGCCGGCAGCTGGGTGATCCGCGACCGAACGCCCTTTGCGCCCGTGCCGATCACCGCATCCACGCTGTTCCCGCTCTACCCGCACGCCGTGTTCCTTGAAGAAGGCCTTGCAAGCGCTACGGACCGCTGCGGGACAGACCGGCATTGGGCCTGGGATGGAGCCCGCCTGGTGCTGGCGGCAACCTTCGTCGGCCGGCACTGCCTGGGCGCCGGTCAGCGCCACTGGCAACTGCCGACCTACGTTACGGAATTGCGCTAG
- a CDS encoding phosphoglycerate mutase, translated as MATATLLLPARSRFAVAALPDDVARALGRATTSQGDAGERAQLLRHFTVAAPHWPVAALTRQRDVGDAAGACWLRADPACMVPDMHGARMMGHGETLRPSLADTLALLPVLQPLFADAGFVLDAPDPSRWYLRLPIGTELPEFDSPDEVLGDDLFLHLPPGEAGRRWRALMTEAQVLLHTHSWNQQRAAQGQQPINSLWFWGGGVMPVSVATPHAQVRSRDALLQGLAQAAGVAVDGEQSVDALVDLRQLRSLQQLGNDAIRPLLAALKRGELQRLVLDFEDGLQFQLDRGQRWQFWKKPRQLHDA; from the coding sequence GTGGCGACGGCAACCCTGCTGTTGCCGGCACGCAGCCGCTTTGCGGTGGCTGCATTGCCGGATGACGTGGCGCGCGCCCTGGGCCGCGCCACCACCTCGCAGGGCGACGCCGGTGAACGCGCGCAGCTGCTGCGCCACTTCACGGTGGCCGCGCCGCACTGGCCGGTGGCCGCATTGACCCGCCAGCGTGACGTCGGTGATGCCGCCGGCGCCTGCTGGCTGCGTGCCGATCCGGCCTGCATGGTGCCGGACATGCATGGCGCGCGGATGATGGGCCACGGCGAAACGCTGCGGCCCAGCCTGGCCGATACGCTGGCGTTGCTGCCCGTGCTGCAGCCGCTGTTTGCGGATGCAGGCTTCGTGCTGGATGCACCCGATCCGTCACGCTGGTACCTGCGCCTGCCCATCGGTACTGAACTGCCGGAGTTCGACAGCCCCGACGAGGTGCTGGGTGATGACCTGTTCTTGCACCTGCCGCCGGGCGAGGCGGGCCGTCGCTGGCGCGCACTGATGACCGAAGCGCAGGTGCTGCTGCACACCCACTCGTGGAACCAGCAGCGCGCCGCGCAGGGCCAGCAGCCGATCAATTCGCTGTGGTTCTGGGGTGGTGGCGTGATGCCGGTATCGGTGGCCACGCCGCACGCGCAGGTGCGCAGCCGCGATGCGCTGCTGCAGGGTCTGGCCCAGGCCGCAGGTGTCGCGGTGGATGGCGAGCAGTCGGTCGATGCACTGGTCGACCTGCGCCAGCTGCGCTCGCTGCAGCAGCTGGGCAACGATGCAATCCGGCCGCTGCTGGCCGCGCTCAAGCGTGGCGAGCTGCAGCGGCTGGTGCTGGATTTCGAGGACGGCCTGCAGTTCCAGCTGGATCGCGGCCAGCGCTGGCAGTTCTGGAAGAAGCCACGGCAGCTTCACGACGCCTGA
- a CDS encoding DUF1176 domain-containing protein, with protein sequence MYRLLSVLLASLLPLASQAANTPPTPGIEFVHHDWFLACDNTGTCRAAGYGPEKADSLLGLMLERAGGPGTAVKARLRVGEDGESAVPEGSMRLHVNGRDLGPVQDTGADEAVMLRPAQVEGLLAALPGQARIEVIDSRGTRWPISDRGAAAVLLKMDEVQGRVGTPGALVRRGTRAEASVPAAVAKPVIVRGVLAAGRPGDSGLGSSEALRDALIATLGDNDDCPRLIEYKGTPEMVIERLDDHHVLVQALCQMGAYNYSNGFWIARDQPPFAPETVTLEAEGFSRSDRTLYARYKGRGIGDCVSGWDWAWDGRRFQPSSAFSTGLCRGVAGGHWTLPTLVSTVR encoded by the coding sequence ATGTACCGCCTGCTGTCCGTACTGCTTGCCAGCCTCCTGCCACTTGCTTCCCAGGCCGCAAACACGCCGCCAACCCCCGGTATCGAGTTCGTACACCACGACTGGTTCCTGGCCTGCGACAACACCGGCACCTGCCGTGCAGCCGGCTACGGCCCTGAGAAGGCGGACAGCCTGCTGGGCCTGATGCTGGAACGTGCCGGCGGCCCCGGCACGGCAGTGAAGGCGCGGCTGCGGGTCGGTGAGGATGGCGAAAGCGCAGTGCCTGAAGGTTCAATGCGCCTGCACGTGAACGGCCGTGATCTGGGCCCAGTGCAGGACACCGGGGCCGACGAGGCAGTGATGCTGCGGCCGGCGCAGGTAGAAGGCCTGCTGGCCGCCCTGCCCGGCCAGGCCCGTATCGAGGTGATCGACAGCAGGGGCACGCGCTGGCCGATTTCCGATCGTGGTGCCGCCGCGGTGCTGCTGAAAATGGACGAGGTCCAAGGGCGCGTGGGCACGCCCGGTGCGCTGGTACGCCGCGGCACGCGTGCCGAAGCGAGCGTGCCCGCCGCAGTGGCCAAGCCGGTGATCGTGCGCGGTGTGCTGGCGGCCGGCCGCCCCGGCGATAGCGGGCTGGGCAGCAGCGAAGCGCTGCGCGACGCGCTGATTGCCACGCTCGGCGACAACGACGACTGTCCGCGCCTGATCGAGTACAAGGGAACACCGGAAATGGTGATCGAGCGGTTGGACGACCACCACGTGCTGGTGCAGGCGTTGTGCCAGATGGGCGCGTACAACTACAGCAATGGCTTCTGGATCGCGCGCGATCAGCCGCCGTTCGCACCTGAGACGGTCACGCTGGAGGCAGAAGGCTTCTCGCGCTCCGATCGCACGTTGTACGCGCGCTACAAGGGCCGCGGCATCGGCGATTGCGTTTCCGGCTGGGACTGGGCCTGGGATGGCCGCAGATTCCAGCCAAGCAGTGCGTTCAGTACCGGTCTGTGTCGTGGCGTGGCGGGCGGGCACTGGACGCTGCCGACGCTTGTCAGCACGGTCCGCTGA